A stretch of the Chitinivibrionales bacterium genome encodes the following:
- the thrS gene encoding threonine--tRNA ligase, producing the protein YVKAIKLLSVAGAYWRGDENNKMLQRIYGVSFPKKSMLDEHLRLLEEALKRDHRKLGKELELFSFHTEGAGFPFWHPKGMVLYNTILDYCRKEHIKAGYQEIKTPIILNEELWRKSGHWDKYRDNMYFTEIDDIMHAVKPMNCPGGLLIYKSQAHSYREFPMKICEFGLVHRHEKAGVLHGLFRVRNFTQDDAHIFCLPDQIEDQIEEVINFIMKIYRVFSFNDYKIELSTKPEKYIGSDEIWEKAEAALGSVLKKMNIDYQLNPGDGAFYGPKIDFHIKDCLNRTWQCGTVQLDFSMPERFDLEYTAPDGSKQRPVMIHRALLGSMERFIGILLEHSGGSLPVWLSPVQVAVIPVSERFSEYSNAVFEKLRNADIRVEVDDRSEKVGYKIRAAEVRKIPYMAVVGEREEQSQSISLRAHGEGDKGAMSLDDFIQKIKTEEVEKK; encoded by the coding sequence TATGTCAAAGCGATAAAGCTTCTCAGTGTTGCCGGAGCCTACTGGCGAGGTGATGAAAACAACAAGATGCTACAGCGGATTTACGGCGTCTCTTTTCCAAAAAAGTCCATGCTCGATGAGCATCTCCGGTTGCTTGAAGAGGCCCTGAAACGGGATCACCGAAAACTGGGAAAAGAACTCGAACTCTTTTCGTTTCATACCGAAGGTGCCGGGTTTCCATTCTGGCATCCCAAAGGCATGGTACTCTACAATACAATATTAGATTATTGCCGGAAAGAGCATATCAAGGCCGGCTATCAGGAAATTAAGACACCGATTATTCTCAATGAAGAATTATGGCGCAAAAGCGGGCATTGGGATAAATACCGCGACAACATGTATTTCACCGAGATCGACGATATCATGCATGCGGTGAAGCCCATGAATTGTCCGGGCGGTCTGCTCATATATAAAAGTCAGGCCCACTCCTACCGTGAGTTTCCCATGAAAATCTGTGAATTCGGCCTGGTCCACCGTCATGAAAAAGCCGGTGTACTTCACGGCCTTTTCAGGGTACGCAACTTTACCCAGGATGATGCTCATATTTTCTGTCTTCCCGATCAGATTGAAGATCAGATTGAGGAAGTCATCAACTTTATCATGAAAATTTATCGGGTTTTCAGTTTCAACGATTATAAAATCGAGTTGTCGACCAAACCCGAAAAGTATATCGGCTCCGATGAGATATGGGAGAAAGCCGAAGCCGCGCTTGGATCGGTACTGAAAAAGATGAACATCGATTACCAGTTGAATCCCGGGGACGGCGCCTTTTACGGGCCTAAAATCGACTTCCATATTAAAGATTGTCTTAATCGTACCTGGCAGTGCGGAACTGTGCAGCTCGATTTCAGTATGCCCGAACGGTTCGATCTGGAATACACCGCCCCTGACGGCTCAAAACAGCGTCCGGTGATGATCCATCGTGCGCTTTTAGGGTCAATGGAGCGGTTTATCGGAATTCTTCTCGAACATAGCGGTGGCTCGTTGCCGGTCTGGCTTTCGCCGGTCCAGGTGGCGGTCATCCCGGTTTCCGAACGGTTCTCCGAATACAGCAACGCTGTCTTTGAAAAACTCAGGAATGCTGATATCCGGGTGGAGGTGGATGACAGATCAGAAAAAGTCGGCTATAAAATCCGTGCGGCTGAAGTCCGGAAAATACCCTACATGGCTGTTGTTGGTGAACGGGAAGAACAGTCACAATCCATTTCCCTTCGCGCCCATGGAGAGGGAGATAAGGGAGCGATGTCGCTTGATGATTTTATTCAGAAAATAAAGACTGAAGAAGTCGAAAAGAAGTAA
- a CDS encoding translation initiation factor IF-3, with the protein MQKRKFFAKKEDETRINHRVRASQVRLISESGEQVGVVPTSQALQRALDVELDLVEIAPNANPPVCKIMDYGKFKYEKSKKAKEAKKKQHVVHLKEIKLHPKTDDHDFNFKKDHARKFLMRGDRVKVTVVFRGREITHKEFGQRILTSMTEDLDDIAIVEQNAKMEGRNMVSIFVPDKAKIKDLKRKMEQDAKRKKEAEPEQ; encoded by the coding sequence ATTCAAAAACGCAAATTCTTTGCCAAAAAAGAAGATGAAACCCGTATCAACCACAGGGTACGTGCATCTCAAGTCCGACTGATCAGCGAAAGCGGCGAACAGGTGGGAGTTGTCCCAACATCGCAGGCGCTTCAACGGGCACTGGATGTCGAGTTAGATCTTGTCGAAATTGCACCGAATGCCAATCCACCAGTATGCAAGATCATGGACTACGGCAAATTCAAATATGAAAAATCCAAAAAGGCCAAAGAAGCGAAAAAGAAACAGCACGTTGTTCATCTCAAAGAAATCAAGCTGCATCCTAAAACAGACGACCACGATTTCAACTTCAAAAAGGACCATGCACGCAAGTTTCTCATGCGAGGTGACAGAGTCAAAGTAACGGTTGTCTTCAGAGGACGGGAGATAACCCATAAAGAATTTGGCCAGCGAATACTTACCAGTATGACCGAAGATCTTGATGATATCGCTATTGTCGAACAGAATGCCAAGATGGAAGGTCGTAATATGGTCTCGATTTTTGTGCCGGATAAAGCAAAAATCAAAGATTTAAAGCGCAAGATGGAACAGGATGCGAAACGAAAAAAAGAAGCAGAACCCGAACAATAA
- the rpmI gene encoding 50S ribosomal protein L35, whose amino-acid sequence MPKMKTRSAVKKRFSTTASGKVKHKDAYKSHLLGKKSTKRKRNLRKDDVIENKAQEKRIKRMLGE is encoded by the coding sequence ATGCCAAAGATGAAAACACGCAGTGCAGTGAAAAAGCGTTTTTCCACCACTGCAAGTGGGAAAGTAAAGCATAAGGATGCTTATAAAAGCCATTTGTTAGGAAAAAAATCAACAAAGAGAAAACGGAATCTTCGAAAAGACGACGTAATCGAAAATAAAGCCCAGGAAAAACGTATCAAGCGTATGCTTGGAGAATAA